The following are encoded in a window of Amphibacillus xylanus NBRC 15112 genomic DNA:
- the pstC gene encoding phosphate ABC transporter permease subunit PstC: MFSKANNNLEERIVKGILFLLALTSVVALGLIGFFIFKEGLPFMLDYGVGNFIFGKEWAPLQQVYGIFPMIIGTIYVTILALIIGAPIGIAVAIFLSKIAPPKVARAIKPMIELMAGIPSVVYGLFGMIVIRGLIREFARGSFGEVLPANYQTGYSILAGSIILAIMILPTIITLSMDAINSVPSEYYEASVGLGASKWQSIYTVIVPAAKSGIVSSIILGMGRALGETMAIIMVAGNTVAIPELGWKGIFSPVRTLTGNVALEMGYAGPEHRQALFATGIILFIFIMILNSITLAIVKKKER, from the coding sequence ATGTTTAGTAAGGCTAACAATAATTTAGAAGAGAGAATTGTTAAAGGTATTTTATTTTTATTAGCGCTAACTTCAGTTGTCGCTCTAGGATTAATTGGATTTTTTATTTTTAAAGAAGGATTACCTTTTATGCTCGATTATGGTGTGGGTAATTTTATTTTTGGTAAAGAGTGGGCTCCACTTCAACAGGTTTATGGAATTTTCCCAATGATTATAGGGACCATTTATGTCACGATCTTGGCATTAATTATCGGTGCACCGATTGGAATAGCTGTTGCTATATTCTTATCAAAAATCGCACCACCAAAAGTTGCACGGGCAATTAAACCAATGATCGAATTAATGGCGGGCATTCCATCAGTTGTATATGGTCTATTTGGTATGATTGTGATTCGAGGGCTGATAAGGGAATTCGCACGTGGTTCGTTTGGAGAGGTCCTACCTGCAAACTATCAAACAGGATACTCTATATTAGCAGGTAGTATTATTTTGGCAATTATGATTTTACCTACGATTATTACCTTATCAATGGATGCAATTAATTCGGTACCAAGCGAATATTATGAAGCTTCTGTTGGATTAGGTGCCTCTAAATGGCAAAGTATTTATACAGTAATTGTTCCAGCTGCTAAGTCGGGTATTGTTTCATCAATTATTTTAGGAATGGGTCGTGCATTAGGAGAAACAATGGCGATCATTATGGTGGCAGGGAATACAGTAGCGATTCCAGAGTTAGGATGGAAGGGAATCTTCTCACCAGTTAGAACTTTAACAGGAAACGTTGCATTAGAAATGGGTTATGCAGGTCCTGAACACCGTCAAGCACTTTTTGCTACGGGGATTATTTTATTTATCTTTATTATGATTCTGAATTCAATTACTTTGGCAATCGTGAAGAAGAAGGAGCGTTAA